A portion of the Platichthys flesus chromosome 7, fPlaFle2.1, whole genome shotgun sequence genome contains these proteins:
- the LOC133956290 gene encoding serine/arginine-rich splicing factor 6-like, whose product MPRVYIGRLSYNVREKDIQRFFSGYGKLNEVDLKNGYGFVEFEDNRDADDAVYELNGKELCGERVIVEHARGPRRDRDGQGGGYGGGDRGGRGGGDRGGDRDGGRSSGGYSSRTHTGREKYGPPVRTEYRLVVENLSSRCSWQDLKDFMRQAGEVTYADAHKERTNEGVIEFRSQSDMKRALDKLDGTDINGRKIRLVEERPRKRRSCSGSRSRSRSRRRSRSRSRRSRSRSRSRSRSHSRSRSPVNKRNQSDSRTGRKSRSKSGERKSHSRNRRSHSRSRKSKSHSRSHSPDRKSKSRSKSRSKSRSKAKSERDSRSRSKEMAVDKKSRSRSASPVENGKEERAAKSASRSPSPREDDRRSKSMEKRSVSRSKSRSRSRSRSRSASQD is encoded by the exons ATGCCTCGGGTGTACATCGGGCGACTGAGCTATAATGTCCGCGAAAAAGACATCCAGCGATTTTTCAGCGGATATGGGAAACTCAACGAAGTCGATCTAAAGAACGG CTATGGATTCGTGGAGTTTGAAGATAACCGGGACGCCGACGATGCCGTGTATGAGCTGAACGGGAAGGAGCTGTGCGGGGAGCGGGTGATCGTCGAACATGCCCGCGGGCCGCGGCGAGACCGAGATGGCCAGGGTGGGGGTTACGGCGGCGGCGATAGAGGTGGTCGCGGCGGAGGCGATCGCGGAGGGGATCGCGATGGTGGCCGCA GCAGTGGTGGTTACAGCAGCCGGACCCACACTGGCAGGGAGAAGTATGGACCCCCAGTCCGTACTGAGTACCGTCTCGTCGTTGAGAACTTGTCAAGCCGCTGCAGTTGGCAAGACCTAAAG GACTTTATGCGCCAGGCGGGGGAAGTTACCTATGCAGACGCCCACAAAGAGCGCACCAATGAGGGAGTGATCGAGTTCCGCTCTCAATCGGACATGAAGAGGGCACTGGACAAGCTGGACGGAACAGACATCAACGGGCGGAAGATTCGTCTTGTGGAGGAACGACCCCGTAAACGAAGATCCTGCTCTGGCAGTCGCTCCAG ATCTCGCAGTCGCCGCCGCTCCCGTAGTAGGAGCCGCAGGAGCAGGAGTCGCTCCAGGAGTCGCTCCAGATCCCACTCAAG ATCTCGTTCCCCTGTCAACAAGAGGAATCAATCCGACTCCAGAACTGGAAGGAAGTCTCGCTCCAAGTCAGGAGAAAGAAAATCTCATTCTCGCAATCGCAGGTCACACTCTCGTTCCCGCAAATCCAAATCTCATTCACGCTCCCACTCACCTGACCGGAAATCCAAGTCTCGTTCTAAGAGCCGTTCCAAGAGCCGTTCCAAGGCAAAGTCGGAGCGTGATTCTCGCAGTCGCTCAAAGGAGATGGCCGTTGACAAGAAGTCCCGCAGTCGATCAGCTTCCCCAGTAGAGAACGGGAAGGAGGAGCGTGCTGCAAAATCTGCCTCCCGCTCCCCATCCCCCCGGGAGGATGACCGCCGATCCAAGTCTATGGAGAAGCGCTCAGTCTCCCGCTCAAAGTCCCGTTCAAGATCTCGCTCACGATCTAGATCAGCTTCTCAGGATTAG